In a single window of the Microbacterium sp. SL75 genome:
- a CDS encoding phosphoenolpyruvate carboxykinase (GTP), producing MALADIFSSTPRTAAPTARAARGQRPGHGEFPAVQGPGLAALTAWVDQVAALTQPARIHWVDGSAAENDALLREMVDEGKLIKLNPEWRPGSYLARSHPGDVARLESRTYIASNREEDAGPTNNWIAPAEIRETLDAVFEGSMRGRTMYVVPFSMGAVGGPLSHIGVQITDSAYAVASIGVMTRVGTAVTEQIAQGAPWVKTVHSVGAPLAPGEDDVAWPCNGEKYIVHFPDTLEVWSFGSGYGGNAILAKKCFALRIASVIGRDEGWLAEHMLLIRVIDPAGKAYHVAAAFPSACGKTNLAMLRPTIPGWRVETLGDDITWIRPGEDGRLWAINPEAGFFGVAPGTGESTNVTAIETLWGNTIFTNVALRPDGDVWWEGLTDEAPPHLIDWEGKPWTPASGRPAAHPNSRFTVGAAQCPQIAEDWEAPEGVPLDVILFGGRRATNVPLVVEATDWSHGVFIGSTVSSEKTAAQEGTVGELRRDPFAMLPFCGYNMGDYFGHWLKVGQKLRFDRAPRIFQVNWFRKGDDGRFLWPGFGDNARVIDWIIRRVDGQVDAVDSPIGRLPRLEDLELSGLDLPAADLEELFSIDTASWLAEADLTEEFYATFGSHLPAALRAELAALRYRLQRS from the coding sequence ATGGCACTCGCCGACATCTTCAGCTCCACCCCGCGCACCGCCGCGCCCACCGCCCGCGCCGCTCGCGGCCAGCGCCCCGGCCACGGTGAGTTCCCCGCCGTCCAGGGTCCGGGCCTCGCCGCCCTCACCGCGTGGGTCGACCAGGTCGCCGCCCTCACCCAGCCCGCCCGCATCCACTGGGTCGACGGCTCGGCGGCCGAGAACGACGCGCTGCTGCGCGAGATGGTCGACGAGGGCAAGCTCATCAAGCTCAACCCCGAGTGGCGTCCGGGGTCGTACCTGGCCCGCTCGCACCCGGGCGATGTCGCCCGGCTGGAGTCGCGCACCTACATCGCATCGAACCGCGAAGAAGACGCCGGTCCCACGAACAACTGGATCGCCCCCGCCGAGATCCGCGAGACGCTCGACGCTGTCTTCGAGGGCTCGATGCGCGGTCGCACCATGTACGTCGTGCCCTTCTCGATGGGCGCGGTCGGCGGCCCCCTGAGCCACATCGGCGTGCAGATCACCGACAGCGCCTACGCCGTGGCATCCATCGGCGTGATGACCCGCGTCGGCACCGCTGTCACGGAGCAGATCGCCCAGGGTGCGCCCTGGGTCAAGACCGTGCACTCGGTCGGGGCGCCGCTCGCCCCCGGCGAGGACGACGTCGCCTGGCCCTGCAACGGCGAGAAGTACATCGTGCACTTCCCCGACACCCTCGAAGTCTGGTCGTTCGGCTCGGGGTACGGCGGCAACGCGATCCTCGCGAAGAAGTGCTTCGCCCTGCGCATCGCCTCGGTCATCGGCCGCGACGAGGGCTGGCTCGCCGAGCACATGCTGCTCATCCGCGTGATCGACCCGGCCGGCAAGGCGTACCACGTGGCCGCCGCGTTCCCCTCGGCCTGCGGCAAGACGAACCTCGCGATGCTGCGGCCGACGATTCCCGGCTGGCGCGTCGAGACCCTCGGCGACGACATCACGTGGATCCGCCCCGGCGAGGACGGGCGCCTGTGGGCCATCAACCCCGAGGCCGGCTTCTTCGGCGTCGCGCCCGGCACCGGCGAGTCGACCAACGTCACCGCGATCGAGACGCTCTGGGGCAACACGATCTTCACGAACGTCGCTCTCCGCCCCGACGGCGACGTCTGGTGGGAGGGCCTGACCGACGAGGCACCCCCGCACCTCATCGACTGGGAGGGAAAGCCCTGGACCCCCGCGTCGGGCCGCCCCGCCGCGCACCCCAACTCGCGCTTCACCGTGGGGGCCGCGCAGTGCCCGCAGATCGCCGAGGACTGGGAGGCCCCCGAGGGTGTACCGCTCGATGTGATCCTGTTCGGCGGTCGCCGCGCCACCAACGTGCCGCTGGTGGTCGAGGCCACCGACTGGTCGCACGGCGTGTTCATCGGCTCGACCGTGTCGAGCGAGAAGACGGCGGCGCAGGAGGGCACGGTCGGCGAGCTCCGCCGCGACCCGTTCGCGATGCTGCCCTTCTGCGGGTACAACATGGGCGACTACTTCGGCCACTGGCTGAAGGTCGGGCAGAAGCTGCGCTTCGACCGCGCACCGCGCATCTTCCAGGTCAACTGGTTCCGCAAGGGCGACGACGGACGCTTCCTCTGGCCCGGATTCGGTGACAACGCTCGCGTGATCGACTGGATCATCCGTCGCGTCGACGGACAGGTGGATGCCGTGGACAGCCCGATCGGCCGTCTGCCCCGCCTCGAGGACCTCGAGTTGTCGGGTCTCGACCTGCCGGCCGCCGACCTCGAGGAGCTGTTCTCGATCGACACCGCGTCGTGGCTGGCCGAGGCCGACCTGACCGAGGAGTTCTACGCCACCTTCGGTTCCCACCTGCCGGCCGCCCTGCGCGCCGAGCTCGCGGCTCTCCGCTACCGCCTGCAGCGGTCCTGA
- a CDS encoding XRE family transcriptional regulator produces the protein MASSFELTTLGHRIRHHRLARGYTLDELGAMVGVAGSQLSLIENGKREPKLSLLQEIARATETEVTELLSREPPNRRAALEIELERAQTSPFFRQLGIPPVKVTKGTSDDTIEAVLGLHRELQRRERETIASPEEARRANTELRLRMREMSNHLPEVERLAEKQLKAAGHSTGALTHRTVSIMAEQLGFELIYVSDLPHSARSVTDLENGRIYLPPASIPGGHGLRSMALQAMAHRLLGHRPPTDYADFLQQRLEINYYAACCLMPETSAVAFLTQAKKDRNLAVEDFRDAFGVTHEAAAMRMTNLMTVHLGIRLHFMRVDGDGAISRVYENDDLPLPTDVTGSVEGQIVCKKFSARSAFDEHNRTTEHYQYTDTPAGTFWCSTQTGSTSSGDFSITVGVPFDDARWFRGRETTKRGISHCPDESCCRRPDTEAAERWSGKAWPSARVHQYMFSPLPRGMFPGVDDAEVFAFLDRHANG, from the coding sequence ATGGCATCGTCGTTCGAACTCACGACCCTGGGTCACCGCATCCGGCACCACCGCCTCGCGCGGGGCTACACGCTCGACGAACTCGGCGCGATGGTCGGAGTCGCCGGAAGCCAGCTGAGCCTCATCGAGAACGGCAAACGCGAGCCCAAGCTCTCTCTCCTCCAGGAGATCGCCCGCGCCACCGAGACCGAGGTCACCGAACTGCTCTCACGCGAACCCCCGAACCGTCGGGCGGCGCTCGAGATCGAGCTCGAGCGGGCTCAGACCAGTCCGTTCTTCCGTCAGCTCGGCATCCCTCCCGTCAAGGTCACCAAGGGCACGAGCGACGACACCATCGAAGCGGTCCTGGGCCTGCACCGCGAGCTGCAGCGCCGCGAGCGCGAGACGATCGCGAGCCCCGAGGAAGCCCGCCGCGCCAACACCGAGCTGCGCCTGCGCATGCGCGAGATGTCGAACCACCTGCCCGAGGTCGAGCGGCTCGCCGAGAAGCAGCTCAAGGCCGCGGGGCACTCCACCGGTGCGCTCACCCACCGCACGGTGAGCATCATGGCCGAGCAGCTGGGCTTCGAGCTCATCTACGTCAGCGACCTGCCCCACTCGGCCCGTTCGGTCACCGACCTCGAGAACGGCCGCATCTACCTCCCGCCCGCCTCGATCCCCGGGGGGCACGGATTGCGCTCGATGGCGCTGCAGGCGATGGCACATCGCCTGCTGGGGCATCGCCCACCCACCGACTACGCGGACTTCCTGCAGCAGCGACTCGAGATCAACTACTACGCGGCCTGCTGCCTGATGCCCGAGACGAGCGCCGTCGCGTTCCTCACGCAGGCGAAGAAGGACCGCAACCTCGCCGTCGAGGATTTCCGCGACGCGTTCGGCGTGACCCACGAGGCCGCGGCTATGCGCATGACGAATCTCATGACGGTGCACCTCGGCATCCGCCTGCACTTCATGCGCGTCGACGGAGACGGCGCCATCTCGCGCGTCTACGAGAACGACGACCTCCCCCTTCCCACCGACGTCACCGGGTCGGTCGAGGGGCAGATCGTGTGCAAGAAGTTCTCGGCGAGGTCGGCGTTCGACGAGCACAACCGCACCACCGAGCACTACCAGTACACCGACACCCCGGCCGGAACCTTCTGGTGCTCGACCCAGACGGGGAGCACGTCGAGCGGCGACTTCTCGATCACCGTCGGGGTGCCCTTCGACGACGCGCGCTGGTTCCGCGGACGCGAGACCACGAAGCGCGGCATCTCGCACTGCCCCGACGAGTCGTGCTGCCGTCGCCCCGACACGGAGGCCGCCGAGCGCTGGTCGGGCAAGGCGTGGCCGAGCGCCCGCGTGCACCAGTACATGTTCTCGCCGCTGCCCCGCGGCATGTTCCCGGGCGTTGACGACGCCGAGGTGTTCGCTTTCCTGGATCGGCACGCGAACGGCTGA
- a CDS encoding ABC transporter ATP-binding protein: MSFSAPARGRRGRRAPEGPRASFRQLLPFLLEHTRTLVVVGVLSVLGAAATLAQPLVVGEVISRVQNSVPLGALVWMLVAFVVLSSVISGFQHYLLQRTGTAVVFSSRRRLIGRILRLPISEFDARRTGDLVSRVGTDTTLLYAVLTQGFADAVGNALILVGAVIAMAFIDPLLLALIVVVVGASLAVVVLLSTRIRAASAVQQAKVGELSSGVERAVGSIRTIRASGATEREIAAVTENATAAYAAGVRIARVSALIVPIAFVALQVSLLVVLGVGGYRVASGAIDVASLVTFVIFLFLLVQPLASAIGAITSVNQALGALGRIQEVLDLPLEDDGDRPSATTATPDAAAIEFRDVHFRYPDHVVRAREAAAKEARSVLAEVHLEANEPGDAEPETDHEVLRGVSFTVPRGARVALVGPSGAGKSTILSLVERFYDPTGGAIIIDGADARDLPREQLRARFGYVEQDAPTLAGTIADNLRLASPDATDADCERVLRAVNLGDVVERDVLGVDAPVGEDGVMLSGGERQRLAIARALLAAPPVLLLDESTSSLDGVNEQRMREAIDAVATDRTLLVIAHRLSTVVDSDLIVVLDDGRVVGQGTHSELVASTPLYRDLAKHQLLV; this comes from the coding sequence ATGTCGTTTTCCGCTCCCGCGCGTGGTCGGCGCGGCCGGCGCGCGCCCGAAGGCCCGCGCGCGTCGTTCCGTCAGCTGCTGCCGTTCCTGCTCGAGCACACGCGCACACTCGTCGTCGTGGGCGTGCTGAGCGTGCTCGGCGCCGCCGCCACGCTCGCGCAGCCGCTGGTCGTGGGCGAGGTCATCTCGCGCGTGCAGAACAGCGTCCCCCTCGGCGCTCTCGTCTGGATGCTCGTCGCCTTCGTCGTGCTGTCGTCGGTGATCTCGGGCTTCCAGCACTATCTGCTGCAGCGCACGGGCACCGCGGTGGTCTTCTCGAGCCGGCGGCGGCTCATCGGGCGCATCCTACGGCTGCCGATCAGCGAGTTCGACGCGCGCCGCACGGGCGACCTCGTCTCGCGCGTGGGAACCGATACGACGCTGTTGTACGCGGTGCTCACCCAGGGATTCGCGGATGCCGTGGGCAACGCCCTCATCCTCGTCGGCGCAGTCATCGCGATGGCGTTCATCGACCCGCTGCTGCTCGCGCTCATCGTCGTGGTCGTGGGCGCCTCCCTCGCCGTCGTCGTGCTGCTGAGCACGCGCATCCGCGCGGCATCCGCCGTCCAACAGGCCAAGGTCGGCGAGCTGTCGTCGGGCGTCGAGCGCGCGGTGGGGTCGATCCGGACCATCCGCGCATCGGGCGCCACCGAGCGCGAGATCGCCGCCGTGACCGAGAACGCCACGGCAGCCTACGCCGCGGGGGTGCGCATCGCGCGGGTGTCGGCGCTCATCGTGCCCATCGCGTTCGTCGCCCTGCAGGTGTCGCTGCTGGTCGTGCTCGGCGTCGGCGGATACCGCGTGGCATCCGGCGCCATCGACGTGGCCTCGCTCGTCACGTTCGTGATCTTCCTGTTCCTGCTCGTGCAGCCTCTCGCCTCGGCGATCGGCGCGATCACCTCGGTGAACCAGGCGCTCGGGGCGCTCGGGCGCATCCAGGAGGTCCTCGACCTTCCGCTCGAAGACGACGGCGACCGGCCGTCGGCGACGACCGCGACCCCGGATGCCGCGGCGATCGAGTTCCGCGACGTGCACTTCCGCTATCCCGATCACGTCGTCAGAGCGCGCGAGGCCGCGGCGAAAGAGGCACGTTCGGTGCTCGCCGAGGTGCACCTCGAGGCGAACGAGCCCGGGGACGCGGAACCCGAGACCGATCACGAGGTGCTGCGCGGGGTGTCGTTCACCGTCCCACGCGGCGCGCGCGTGGCGCTCGTCGGTCCCTCGGGAGCCGGCAAGAGCACGATCCTCTCTCTCGTCGAGCGGTTCTACGACCCCACCGGCGGGGCGATCATCATCGACGGAGCCGATGCGCGCGACCTTCCCCGCGAGCAGCTGCGCGCTCGCTTCGGATACGTCGAGCAGGATGCCCCGACCCTCGCCGGCACCATCGCCGACAACCTGCGTCTCGCCTCGCCCGACGCCACCGACGCCGACTGCGAGCGAGTGCTTCGCGCGGTGAACCTGGGCGACGTCGTCGAGCGCGACGTGCTCGGCGTCGACGCCCCGGTGGGCGAGGACGGCGTCATGCTCTCGGGTGGAGAGCGCCAACGTCTCGCGATCGCCCGCGCCCTGCTGGCCGCTCCCCCGGTCCTGCTGCTCGACGAGTCGACCTCGTCGCTCGACGGCGTCAACGAGCAGCGCATGCGCGAAGCGATCGACGCGGTGGCGACCGACCGTACGCTCCTCGTCATCGCGCACCGTCTGTCGACCGTCGTCGACAGCGACCTCATCGTGGTGCTCGACGACGGCCGGGTGGTCGGCCAGGGCACGCACAGCGAGCTGGTGGCATCCACTCCCCTGTATCGCGACCTGGCCAAGCACCAGCTGCTGGTGTAG
- a CDS encoding TetR/AcrR family transcriptional regulator — translation MPSPRRRTARDDELLTASVRAFAARGYFGTSTAQVASEMGVSQPYVIRTFGSKLELFVRTHAHAGAEITRVFREATGEGFDPDRLGGAYRSLVLSRPDAVLVWAHAFSAATAEPEIGVESRRQFDEVYRTLREAGASDLDLWAFMGRGMLMNNLLLMQAPDFGDRYDFGPLVDLVFGPRPESPHGADGAPRLDQE, via the coding sequence ATGCCGAGCCCCCGCCGCCGTACCGCGCGCGACGACGAGCTGCTCACGGCATCCGTCCGGGCCTTCGCCGCTCGCGGGTACTTCGGCACCTCGACCGCTCAGGTCGCGAGCGAGATGGGGGTGTCGCAGCCCTACGTCATCCGCACCTTCGGGTCGAAGCTCGAGCTGTTCGTGCGCACGCACGCGCACGCCGGAGCGGAGATCACGCGTGTCTTCCGCGAAGCGACGGGCGAGGGCTTCGACCCGGACCGCTTGGGCGGTGCGTACCGCTCGCTCGTCCTGTCGCGACCGGACGCGGTTCTCGTCTGGGCGCACGCGTTCTCGGCCGCGACGGCGGAGCCCGAGATCGGTGTCGAGTCGCGTCGACAGTTCGACGAGGTCTATCGCACGCTGCGCGAGGCCGGCGCCTCCGACCTCGATCTGTGGGCCTTCATGGGCCGCGGAATGCTGATGAACAACCTGCTCCTCATGCAGGCTCCCGACTTCGGCGATCGATATGACTTCGGACCTCTCGTCGACCTCGTCTTCGGGCCGCGGCCCGAATCCCCCCACGGCGCCGACGGCGCCCCTCGCCTCGATCAGGAGTGA
- a CDS encoding FAD-dependent monooxygenase, which produces MQFHHHGYVSGDPRVQNAAGTGIDRPDRLPDEVDVLIVGSGPAGMLLAAQMSQFPQLTTRLIEKREGRLALGQADGIQPRSVETFQAFGFADRITAEAYNIGWMNFWAPDPENPERIVRTSRTEDYGYKISEFPHLIVNQARVLDYFAEAAAQGPARIVPDYGVEFLGLEVQGDHVEVRVRTDEGERTVRAKYVAGCDGARSGVRQAIGRTHVGAASRHAWGVMDVLVETDFPDWRIKCAINAAAGNILHIPREGGYLSRMYIDLGEVAEDDDHRVRQTPIDEVIRRANEILHPYSIDVKQVAWSSVYEVGHRVTDQFVDDLQNPRVFLTGDACHTHSAKAGQGMNVSMQDGFNLGWKLGHVLTGLAPTELLRTYDAERRPVAQQLIDFDREWSSLMARKPGEITDPDELATYYLATAEFPSGFGTHYASSRIVAADAAQELASGFPVGKRFHSVEVVRVCDGNAVHLGHHAKADGRWRLYAFADAEGSALREWAEAARAVVERFTPGGADPDAVFDVKVVFPGRWEDVVEVPSLFRPRSGPLGLTDLEKVFAAAPSAWTTSDVFAERGIGAEGAVVLVRPDQYVAQVLALDDAAGLERFLAGAMAVPMAAASR; this is translated from the coding sequence GTGCAGTTCCACCACCACGGTTACGTCTCGGGTGACCCGCGCGTGCAGAATGCCGCCGGGACCGGCATCGATCGGCCCGACCGCCTCCCCGACGAGGTCGACGTGCTCATCGTGGGCTCCGGTCCCGCCGGAATGCTGCTCGCGGCCCAGATGTCGCAGTTCCCGCAGCTCACGACCCGCCTGATCGAGAAGCGCGAGGGGCGACTGGCTCTCGGCCAGGCCGACGGCATCCAGCCGCGCAGCGTCGAGACCTTCCAGGCGTTCGGGTTCGCCGACCGCATCACCGCCGAGGCCTACAACATCGGCTGGATGAACTTCTGGGCGCCCGACCCCGAGAATCCCGAGCGCATCGTCCGCACCAGTCGCACCGAGGACTACGGCTACAAGATCAGCGAGTTCCCGCACCTCATCGTCAACCAGGCGCGCGTGCTCGACTACTTCGCCGAGGCGGCGGCTCAGGGCCCCGCGCGCATCGTTCCCGACTACGGCGTGGAGTTCCTCGGCCTCGAGGTGCAGGGCGACCACGTCGAGGTGCGCGTGCGCACGGACGAGGGGGAGCGCACGGTTCGGGCGAAGTACGTCGCCGGGTGCGACGGCGCGCGCAGCGGCGTCCGTCAGGCGATCGGCCGCACGCACGTCGGCGCGGCCTCCCGCCACGCCTGGGGCGTGATGGACGTCCTCGTCGAGACCGACTTCCCCGACTGGCGCATCAAGTGCGCGATCAACGCCGCGGCCGGCAACATTCTGCACATCCCGCGCGAGGGCGGCTACCTCAGCCGCATGTACATCGACCTCGGCGAGGTCGCCGAGGACGACGACCACCGCGTGCGCCAGACGCCGATCGACGAGGTCATCCGGCGGGCGAACGAGATCCTGCACCCGTACTCGATCGATGTGAAGCAGGTCGCGTGGAGCAGCGTCTACGAGGTGGGCCACCGGGTGACCGACCAGTTCGTCGACGACCTGCAGAACCCGCGGGTTTTCCTGACGGGCGACGCCTGCCACACACACAGCGCGAAGGCCGGCCAGGGCATGAACGTCTCGATGCAGGACGGCTTCAACCTCGGCTGGAAGCTGGGTCACGTTCTCACCGGTCTCGCCCCCACCGAGTTGCTGCGCACCTACGACGCCGAGCGCCGCCCCGTCGCTCAGCAGCTCATCGACTTCGACCGCGAGTGGTCCTCGCTCATGGCCCGCAAGCCCGGCGAGATCACCGACCCCGACGAGCTCGCGACCTACTACCTCGCCACCGCGGAGTTCCCCTCGGGCTTCGGTACGCACTACGCCTCGTCGCGGATCGTCGCCGCCGACGCGGCCCAGGAGCTGGCATCCGGATTCCCCGTCGGAAAGCGCTTCCACAGCGTCGAGGTCGTGCGGGTGTGCGACGGCAACGCCGTGCACCTGGGCCACCACGCGAAAGCCGACGGGCGGTGGCGTCTGTATGCCTTCGCGGATGCCGAGGGCTCGGCGCTGCGGGAGTGGGCCGAGGCCGCGCGGGCCGTGGTCGAGCGATTCACCCCCGGAGGGGCCGACCCCGACGCGGTCTTCGACGTCAAGGTCGTGTTCCCGGGGCGTTGGGAGGACGTGGTCGAGGTCCCCTCGCTGTTTCGCCCCCGGTCGGGGCCGCTGGGTCTCACCGACCTTGAGAAGGTCTTCGCCGCCGCGCCCTCGGCCTGGACGACCAGCGACGTCTTCGCCGAGCGGGGCATCGGCGCTGAGGGGGCCGTGGTGCTCGTGCGTCCCGACCAGTACGTCGCGCAGGTGCTCGCGCTGGACGATGCGGCGGGGCTGGAGCGCTTCCTGGCGGGCGCGATGGCGGTGCCGATGGCCGCGGCATCGCGCTGA
- a CDS encoding zinc ribbon domain-containing protein — protein sequence MSDLVPFTDNFTDLSNMDGFQFEFRCERCGNGYRSAFRPDPRAAGQKLARGIGNLFGGPVSQFASMADRFLDRGTNSPAKDEALRAATAEIAPRFHQCRGCSDWVCGDGCWNDGVGQCVRCSPNATEELAQLQAEARRRQVQERLETVDLLGGADLKTQARPRCGACGAQSHGGKFCGECGSPLAVVASCGGCGSENPAGARFCSSCGTGLTR from the coding sequence ATGAGCGACCTCGTCCCGTTCACCGACAACTTCACCGACCTGTCCAACATGGACGGGTTCCAGTTCGAGTTCCGCTGCGAACGCTGCGGCAACGGCTACCGGTCGGCGTTCCGACCCGACCCGCGGGCCGCGGGACAGAAGCTCGCCCGCGGCATCGGAAACCTCTTCGGCGGGCCGGTGTCGCAGTTCGCGTCGATGGCCGACCGGTTCCTCGACCGCGGCACCAACTCGCCGGCGAAAGACGAGGCTCTCCGCGCCGCGACGGCGGAGATCGCGCCGCGCTTCCACCAGTGTCGGGGCTGCAGCGACTGGGTCTGCGGCGACGGCTGCTGGAACGACGGGGTGGGCCAGTGCGTGCGCTGCTCGCCGAACGCCACGGAAGAGCTCGCTCAGCTGCAGGCCGAGGCGCGACGCCGCCAGGTGCAGGAGCGGCTCGAAACCGTCGACCTGCTCGGCGGTGCCGATCTCAAGACGCAGGCCCGCCCGCGCTGCGGTGCGTGCGGCGCCCAGTCCCACGGCGGCAAGTTCTGCGGTGAGTGCGGCTCGCCGCTCGCGGTGGTCGCGTCGTGCGGTGGGTGCGGCTCCGAGAATCCCGCGGGTGCGCGCTTCTGTTCCTCGTGCGGGACCGGCCTGACGCGCTGA
- a CDS encoding IclR family transcriptional regulator: MSSRQDATPASQTLSRGIRLLEELADARTPLTIDDLATRVGLHRSVAYRLLRTLEDHGLVTRDAAGAVRLGTGLAALAAGVAADLQAEALPELTAAANELGMTCFLVVLDHDECVTLTSVEPRHATTTVAQRPGTRHPVTRGAPGRAILALLPPRRWPDAVDARLAAEVTDAAERGWATSHDEVIPTLRAVAVPLSVQGREPAAVAAVHVATDRDDGEIAARLQAAAEAIRRAL; this comes from the coding sequence ATGTCATCGCGGCAAGACGCAACGCCCGCTTCGCAGACGCTCAGCCGCGGCATCCGCCTGCTCGAAGAACTCGCCGACGCCCGCACCCCGCTGACGATCGACGACCTGGCCACCCGCGTCGGGCTTCACCGCTCCGTGGCCTATCGACTCCTGCGCACGCTCGAGGACCACGGACTCGTGACGAGGGATGCCGCGGGCGCGGTGCGCCTGGGAACGGGCCTGGCGGCTCTCGCCGCGGGGGTCGCCGCCGACCTGCAGGCCGAGGCCCTGCCCGAGCTCACGGCCGCGGCGAACGAGCTGGGCATGACGTGCTTCCTCGTCGTGCTCGACCACGACGAGTGCGTGACCCTCACGAGCGTCGAACCACGTCACGCGACGACGACCGTCGCGCAGCGGCCGGGGACGCGGCATCCGGTCACCCGAGGGGCCCCGGGGCGGGCGATCCTCGCGCTGCTGCCTCCGCGCCGCTGGCCCGACGCCGTCGACGCCCGACTGGCGGCCGAGGTCACCGATGCCGCCGAGCGCGGCTGGGCGACCAGCCACGACGAGGTGATCCCGACCCTGCGCGCCGTCGCCGTGCCCCTCAGCGTGCAGGGCCGCGAGCCCGCCGCCGTCGCCGCGGTGCACGTGGCGACGGACCGCGACGACGGGGAGATCGCCGCGCGACTGCAGGCGGCGGCCGAGGCCATCCGCCGCGCGCTCTAG
- a CDS encoding NAD-dependent succinate-semialdehyde dehydrogenase translates to MTDSRESELLASVPTGLLINGEWRAAEGGKTVAVNDPATGEVIREIADASVDDGVAAMDAAAEAFPSWAATPARERAEILRRAFDLLQERKEDVALLMTLEMGKPLAEARGEVGYGGEFLRWFSEVTAHTQGRYGANPEGTGRMIVTQHPVGPCYLITPWNFPLAMATRKIAPALAAGCTVVIKPATLTPLTTLFFAQILQDAGLPAGVVNVVTTTNTGPVSERIISDPRLRKLSFTGSTPVGVKLLQQAAPGVLRTSMELGGNAPFVVFDDADLDKAVEGAMLAKFRNIGQACTAANRFIVQRSIVEEFTARVTERVRAMRIGRGTEEGVQIGPLIDDRAVDKAKTLVGDAVERGATVTTGGAPVDGPGTFFEPTVVADVQPGSDILREEIFGPVLAIVPFDDEDDAVRLANDTEYGLVSYVFTESLARGQRMIDKLETGMMGLNVGVVSNAAAPFGGWKQSGLGREGGDEGIHEYLQTKYTLTANPYA, encoded by the coding sequence ATGACTGATTCGCGCGAGAGCGAGCTGCTGGCATCCGTGCCCACCGGTCTGCTGATCAACGGCGAGTGGCGCGCAGCCGAAGGCGGGAAGACCGTCGCGGTCAACGACCCCGCCACCGGCGAGGTCATCCGCGAGATCGCCGACGCGAGCGTCGACGACGGTGTCGCCGCGATGGATGCCGCGGCCGAGGCGTTCCCGTCGTGGGCGGCGACCCCGGCTCGTGAGCGTGCCGAGATCCTGCGCCGCGCCTTCGACCTGCTGCAGGAGCGCAAGGAAGACGTCGCGCTGCTGATGACCCTCGAGATGGGCAAGCCCCTCGCCGAGGCGCGCGGCGAGGTCGGCTACGGAGGGGAGTTCCTCCGCTGGTTCAGCGAGGTCACCGCGCACACCCAGGGTCGCTACGGCGCGAACCCCGAGGGCACCGGTCGCATGATCGTGACGCAGCACCCCGTGGGGCCCTGCTACCTGATCACCCCGTGGAACTTCCCCCTCGCGATGGCCACCCGCAAGATCGCGCCCGCGCTCGCCGCCGGGTGCACGGTCGTCATCAAGCCGGCCACCCTCACCCCGCTCACGACGCTGTTCTTCGCGCAGATCCTGCAAGACGCGGGGCTGCCCGCCGGTGTCGTCAACGTGGTCACGACCACGAACACCGGCCCCGTCTCCGAGCGCATCATCTCCGACCCGCGGCTGCGCAAGCTGTCGTTCACCGGCTCGACCCCGGTCGGCGTGAAGCTGCTGCAGCAGGCCGCACCCGGTGTGCTGCGCACCTCGATGGAGCTCGGCGGCAACGCGCCCTTCGTCGTGTTCGACGACGCCGACCTCGACAAGGCGGTCGAGGGGGCGATGCTCGCGAAGTTCCGCAACATCGGCCAGGCGTGCACCGCCGCGAACCGCTTCATCGTGCAGCGCTCGATCGTCGAGGAGTTCACCGCGCGGGTCACCGAGCGCGTGCGGGCGATGAGGATCGGCCGCGGCACCGAGGAGGGCGTGCAGATCGGCCCCCTCATCGACGACCGTGCCGTCGACAAGGCCAAGACCCTCGTGGGGGATGCCGTCGAGCGCGGAGCCACCGTCACCACCGGCGGCGCGCCCGTCGACGGCCCCGGCACCTTCTTCGAGCCGACCGTCGTGGCGGACGTGCAGCCCGGCAGCGACATCCTGCGTGAGGAGATCTTCGGACCGGTCCTCGCGATCGTCCCCTTCGACGACGAGGACGACGCCGTGCGCCTCGCCAACGACACCGAGTACGGCCTGGTCTCGTACGTCTTCACCGAGTCGCTTGCTCGCGGCCAGCGCATGATCGACAAGCTCGAGACGGGGATGATGGGCCTCAACGTCGGCGTCGTCTCCAACGCCGCCGCCCCCTTCGGCGGCTGGAAGCAGTCCGGCCTCGGTCGCGAGGGCGGCGACGAGGGCATCCACGAGTACCTGCAGACGAAGTACACGCTGACGGCGAACCCCTACGCCTGA